The genomic DNA CTTGCGCAAGATGACCGTGATGCCGGCAAAGCGCTTGGAGAAGCGTCTCCCCGAAATGCGGAACAAGGGCCGCATCCGAGCGGGGGCAGACGCCGACATCGTGGTGTTCGATCCGCAGACTGTCATCGATCGCGGAACCTATGCAGATCCGGCACGGAGCCCGGAGGGCATCCGGCACGTTATCGTGAACGGCACGCCCGTCTTGGTCGACGGCCAACTGCTTGACAGTGCCAGGCCTGGTCGAGCGGTGCGGGCCAAGCGCTCTTACCCGTTCGCACCGGGAACTACTTGGAGCCGCCCGGGACAATAAGGCGGCGTCGATACAGAGCTCTCGGTCAGGCCGGACCGATCGTCTATCTGACGGCCTGCACGGCTGATCCGCGGAAGCGCGTTGTTCAGTGTCCCTGCCCGGTTCTCGCTTCCAACCACCAGTGCAGCACGTTGGTCTTGTTTCTTTCGTACGCGTGCGACGCCTGTATCAGCAGGCGTTTCCGACTGTACGACTTCGACGAACCGACCACGATGCTGTTCGAGTACGCTCCCAAGCCTGCCTCGCGCCTCCTCAGATACACGCCGTCATCCCAAACGAGGCCGTCTCGCGAAGAATACAGCACCATGTGACCTTTTTCCTCGCCGAAACTCCCGCTCCGTCCATGCATGAAGTAGCAGCCGTTCAACGAGACCATCTGAGGATTTCGGATCTTCTTCCGAAACCGCGCGGTCTTCGCTGCAGACCATGTGCGTCCGCCATCGTCGCTTACCACGTAGTCGAGCGCTTGCTCATCGTTCCTGTTGTAGATGTAGACGGCGATGCTTCCGGAGTCCAGCATCCCCATGGTCCCGTACGATTTCCCGGAGGTGTCGAACGGAAGCTCGCTCCGTTTGGTGAAGGTGCGGCCGCCATCGCCGCTTGCGTACAGCTCATAAACGTGTTGCTTCTGGTTGCCTAGGAAACTAATCGTGTTGTCGTTCGCGAAGTGAAGCGCGAGGATCTCGCCGTTGTGGTTCCGTGCATCGTAGACCCTGCCCCGCTTGTCGCCCAGTTCCGCCGCCTCGCTCCACGTGCGGCCCCCATCGGCGCTAATGACATACGTCGGCGTCTGAAAGTGCGACCACACCTTGCTGGTCGAGATGTCGCACACCAGGAAGAAGAGGACTATCTCACCCTTGTCGGTCAGGACGGACTTCTCGGCGAAGGCAGCAAGTTGCTTGGCGCTCGCACCTCCCGCCTGCCCTGCGTCCAGCAGGTTCTTCGAATAGGCAACGATGTTCCGACCGCCCCACGTCTCACCGCCGTCTTCAGAGCGCTTGTACTCCATCCATCCCACAGCGGAGTGCCCGCCGCTGTCGTCGGAGCAGTTCGGATAGAAGGCGAGGATCTTGCCGTCCTGATACTCGACCAGCGCGTGCCCGAGGTGCCCGCTTCTTCCCGTCCGGGAGTGATCAACAAAGAGGATCCCATCGTTCGGCGGGTTCTTCGGGCTGACTTCGTAAGTGCATCCCGCAGGTTCCGCCGCACTGCTCGCAAAGGACTGGCTACCGAGCGCCAAGCTCATGGTCAGAGCCGCGAAAACGCCAAGGTTTCTGCCCATACTGCTTCCACCTGCAAGCCTTTGTGCTGCAGGGCTCTTGGTAGTATATAGTACCTCGTCGCCGAGGCACTAAGCGCTGTGGCAACAAGAGATCGACCGTGATCAAGCGCACGAAGACTCCCCTCGCGGTCATCGCGGTCGTGGCCGCCTTGGTGGCAGGTCGCTCCGTGGCCGACGACGAGCCACCCAACGTGGTGCTAGTCATCACCGACGATCAAGGCTACGGTGACCTGAGTTGCCACGGCAATCCGGTGTTGAAGACCCCGAACCTCGACCGACTCTACGACGAGTCGGTGCGCTTGGTCGACTACCATGTCGCCCCTACCTGCTCGCCTACCCGCGCTGCGCTGGTTACGGGCCATTGGACCAACCGCACGGGGGTGTGGCACACAAGCGG from Deltaproteobacteria bacterium includes the following:
- a CDS encoding sialidase family protein — its product is MGRNLGVFAALTMSLALGSQSFASSAAEPAGCTYEVSPKNPPNDGILFVDHSRTGRSGHLGHALVEYQDGKILAFYPNCSDDSGGHSAVGWMEYKRSEDGGETWGGRNIVAYSKNLLDAGQAGGASAKQLAAFAEKSVLTDKGEIVLFFLVCDISTSKVWSHFQTPTYVISADGGRTWSEAAELGDKRGRVYDARNHNGEILALHFANDNTISFLGNQKQHVYELYASGDGGRTFTKRSELPFDTSGKSYGTMGMLDSGSIAVYIYNRNDEQALDYVVSDDGGRTWSAAKTARFRKKIRNPQMVSLNGCYFMHGRSGSFGEEKGHMVLYSSRDGLVWDDGVYLRRREAGLGAYSNSIVVGSSKSYSRKRLLIQASHAYERNKTNVLHWWLEARTGQGH
- a CDS encoding amidohydrolase family protein, encoding LRKMTVMPAKRLEKRLPEMRNKGRIRAGADADIVVFDPQTVIDRGTYADPARSPEGIRHVIVNGTPVLVDGQLLDSARPGRAVRAKRSYPFAPGTTWSRPGQ